The genome window CCAGACCTCTACAAAGATAAAAGCTGTCTCCTCAAGAGCATTGATAAGACGGAGTACTCTCTGGTGACAACGACGCTTGAGTGCAAGAACGGTGGCATAATCGGCCAATCTTGACAACCCCTACGGCTTATCCATCATTTCCAGTGTCTTCTGGACATCCCTAGATGAGCATTCCAAGAAACAGAACCTCTCACGAGGCGCAAGCAATTTCTCTCATTAATTGTTGCTGGCCGCCCTCTCTTCGCACACCCGTTATTTTTTTGGTCTTCATCATCACAGCAAAAAGGGATTTCACTTGGCGCCACGTTCTAGCATGCAGGACTTCAAATCAGCTTAGGAGTGGATCATGCGCCGCTACAGTTTCATGTTGTTATGCTTCGTTGTACTCACCACGTGTCTCCCCACCCAAGCCCAGAAAATTGCTGCGGCAAAAGCCGCCAAGGGAAGCGGAGACATGGCACCTAACCACATTGTCAAAGTCGACATGCCGTTCACTGATCAAATGGCTGATCAGGCCGGGCTCGATAAAAATAAGCCGCAATTGAGTTCCGATGGCGTGCAAGGTAGTGGAGGGCTTGCTTCTACAGAGTGTCTACTGGCGGAAACGATTGCCAATGAGACGTTTGACAACCGGGATCATGACCAAACAATCAAGGACAAAGATATCGAGCGCTTTTGCGAAAAGGCAGTTGCAAGTGATACCCAAGGCATGCGGGAGACGGTTCGATCTGCTCTTGATGAGCATACGAGTACCGAACTCAACGCACCAATTGAAGATGTCGTGATTCACCTTGTGCGTTGGGACGATGCTGCTTCTCCACAGGGGGCCTGGTACCACTACCACCGAAGTGAGGGTGGCTGGAGCGGCCGCGTCCTGGGCTCTCCTGACCCAGTGTCAGAGCTGAATGAGATTTTGGGAACAAAGAATGTCGCCTTTCTGGCCATCCATCTGAACATTGATGATAGCTGCAAGATCCAGTACAAGATTGAGGCGAAGCACACCACACCGCTTAATCAACAAGACACCTTGCTGCTCATTCAGACTGCGGTTGCCCTTTTGTCTAAGTCTGGTGCCGGGGGAGCGAACCCTCAGTCAAATGGCAAACTAGCGCAGGCCTTAGATGGAACCGCAACAGGGCTCATAATCCATTCAATCGCCCCGAACCCAACACCTACGCCCACGCCGACTCCAAGCCCGACAATCGGGGTTTGGGGTGGTACGCTTATCCTTTCGTTGCCCGATTTGCCGGCATCGGTCACTTTCTCTGGGGCGCTGCAGGGTAAAGTGCAGGCAGACGCAGGTGGTCATCTAGTAAGGTCAGGATTCTCCGTCAGCAACACATGTGCCACTGCCACCGCTGGGGTCGCCGCTTCAGGAACAACGGATGCAAACACGGGAAATAGCGGCCCCGGTGCAATACCCAGCAGCGATCCTATGGTGCAGAACGGGAAGCCGCATTTCTTGCTCGCAGACCTTAGTTCCATTGTTGAGGACAAAGCAGATAAGAAAAATACTGCGCCGGCCAACAACGGAGCAACCGCTCCATCCACGGGAACAGCCGACAGTCCTACGTTCACCGCAACCGTCCTCAACGAAGGGCTGCACCACTGGGATGTGAGCATCGGCATGCCGGTTACAAGCTATAAGGATTACCAATATCAATCGGATTCGCAATTGGTTGTTCCCAAGAAGGCTTCAGACGTGAAGCCCTATGCGCTGTTGGATTTGTATCCGTTGGCTGCCGATCTGCAGTTGGCAACACAAAAAACCAGGTTTTCTTTCACACCGCCCAAATTCTCATTTGGCATTCCCATCGGCAACCAGCCATTTAACAGCCCTTTCTTCGGCGTCGGGTTCGGCGTCCTGTCAAAGTGGATTCGTTTTTCCCCAGCCGTGGGGATACGGTATCAAAAAGAATTCCGCACACGGACGCTCGCTCTGGGAGCGACGGCGAGCCCTGGCCAACTCAAGCTTGATCAGTACAGCAAAAGAGTGGCCAAGCTCCAGGTGATGGTGACTTTTTCCGTGAATGACGCGCGTAAGGTCCTTGGACTCGCCAAGTAATATGGCAGAGTCCCGTTCTGATTGCGAAGCGGGGAGTAGAGGATCCTCACTTCGCGTCAAACGGTTTCGGAGATAAAACTCACGTTTGACCTATAGCAATCCCAGAGTTGGTGTATCCGCGCCCGCACCGGGCCTAAAGCCCATTTGTTTACACTTCAACGCGGGCCTTGAAGGCCCGCTCTGCCACGGTAGCGGATACAGTAATTGTGGAAGCGCTATAACTGTTGAGTTCAAGATCGTCTGGCACGATCGTAGATCCCGCAGACCGCCTTGGTACTGGAATTGCGTCCATGTACAGGGAAACGCGCAGGATATTCACCAACTACTGACCGCAACTATCCTCTCCTGAACTGGAGCGCTGGCCGCTGCTGCCGGAACCAGAGTCCTATGCCTGCCAGGCAGTAGAGTCCTATCGCGACGAGTAGCAGCGCGCGCATGCCAAACAGCAGAGAAAGATTCTCCAATAATCCTCCTGCCACCGCGCCCAGCATGTTCGCTCCCAGAGCGGCACTGGGGGATTCAGCCTCGCGGAACTCCAAAGCAAAGAGTATTCCTGCGAAGAAAATCGGGATAGCAAAGACGGCCGTTGCGACCGCTCCCGCGGTTGCCGGGGATCCCGGAATCCGATTCAACGGCAGCAAGTAGGCCATCGCGAGGCCGGCCAGCAGGGCCGCGAAAATCCAGAAGCGTGGCAGCGATGCGCGGGTGCGTTCGACTACCATGTTGGCCAGCAACAGGGCAGACAGCAGGGCAGAGATCACAATGCCGTTCACTTGCCAGGTAGTCCCAAAAAAGAGGGCCAGCCGGCTAATCACCTGGGTTTCCAGCAGCAGGAAGCCGGCGCCCATGCTGAAGAAGAATAACGATGGCACCTGGCGACGTACTTCCGGAATCTGTGCGTAGAGGCCGAGCGAAACCAGAACTACCAGCACACCCAGAGAATAGTAAAGGCGCGGGATCCAATGGCCTTCGTGATAGAGATACGGCCAGTCGTCGGTTGTAATCGCGATCTGACCTTTATCTGGTGACACCACGTTCTTACGCACGAACTCCGCGAGCCGGGGATCGGCCGCAAGTGCATCTTCCACGCGGCTTGAGGGAGAGATCACGAAGCAGGTTGCGGTCGCGCCGTAACTGGAATCCGCATAGAACACCAGCGGAGGCTTGCCGAAGGTTTGCCGCAGCATTTCGGCCAGGCGAACGGCCATCCACGGGTGATCAACGTGAAACTTCACGAACAGGACGCCCTCGGGATTCAAATGCCGGCTGGCTTCGCGGAACGACTCTTCCGTGTATACAAAATTATCGATCCGCATATTTGAATAGTCGGAAAACTCGGTATGAGAATCCAGCAGCCCAAACAAGATCAGGTCATAGCGCCGCGCACTGCGCTTGAGGAACGCCCGCGCATCGGTTAGATGGACCGTTACCCGGGGCGAATCGTAGGGCCTCTCCGGATGCTCGCGTTTGCCCAAAGCGAGGATAGCAGGATCAATCTCAACCGCATCCACGGAGCGGCTGTCGTGACGTAGCGCTGCGGCAACATCATTGCCCGTTCCTGATCCTACAATCATTGTACTGGGCGAGAGCATGGCAAATCGGAAGGGCAGATTATAAGGATTCTCTTCCACAGCTTCTTTGACCAGCCCCGGGTGACGCGCCAGGAATGAAGGGGAGAGATCGACAATGTATTGATAGCCGGCATGGTTCACCCACACCTCGCCTCCCCAAAAATCTCCGTTGGAAGCGTAGTGCCGCGTGTATTGCACCTGCTGATAGGGTGTCCACATGGCGTAGCTCTCCGGGGTGGAAGGGTCATGCAACAGCAGCGCCAGAGGAACCAGCAGGCTCGCGACCACGAGTTGGCCGCGCCGCGTAGCTTGCAGAAACGCGAAGCCCAGCAGCACCGCACCCAGCCAAAAAGAAGGTGGCAGCATCAGGCGGCTGACGCCTAAAAAGGCCAGGATGCCGGCAAGGCTGCCCATCAGGTTCCAGGAATATGCCGACAGGGTGCTCGGTGCCCGGTCCATCTGCCGGCTCACGGTCTGCCCCAGAGGAACAAAGATCCACACTATCAGCAGGAACAGGGATGTGGCCATGAGCGCTCCACCCGCGAAGCGCACCCAATGCCAGGAACTTCCTGTAGCCCAGATTTCTAAATCGGCGGCGGCACCCAGGCTCTGCGAGAGCCCCTCCAGCCATTTTCCATTTTGGATCGGCAGACGGACCACCAGAAGTAACCCGAGGAACGCTGCAATACCAGCAAGCCAACGCGGAGCCTGGCGGGCCAGAGCGCATCCCAGGCCAAAGCCTACAAAGCAGAGCAAGAGCGCGAGGTTCTTGAAATAGGCAAAAGCCCGGACTTCTACCGCGATCCAACGAATGAATGCCAGTTCGGCAAAAAGCGTGAGAAAGCTGGCAAGCAGAAGGTGGGTAAGATTCCAGCCTTCGAAGCCGGCGGCTGCCGCATCGAAGAACGGGCGGCCACGCCGCCTGGCCCAGAAGAGCGCGATGCCAAATCCGGCCAAGGTTGCAGCGGCCACAAGAAACGTGAGGACTCGTGGGTTCATTAAGCAGGCTTTAGTGGTTTTGATTTCGAAACAAAGACAGAATAACAATACCTGTGCGGTTTGAATCGGTGCAACAATTTTTCGTTGTTGAGCCGGCGAAAAACCCTTAAGTCCAAACAACAACGCTTGTACCGAGGTGTCTTGAATCTTATACTTCTTCCCAATGGCTTGGCTGCAAAGAGTGTTGACAGTGGACTGTGCGTCAGCAGCTTGCCGTTTTCAAACGCCAGAACAAACAGCTTTCGTCTCAAATGTGCCGGATCGATTCTTCTGGATTGCTTTCCGAAAACTGTCGGCAGCCTGGAGAGAGTGCTTGGAACAGAGCATAGTTGGCGTGTCCAGTTTTCCAGGCACTATTTCGAGCGAGTTCACACTACCAAATAGCAAATGTAACTTTTTGTCCCGCGAGGTCATCACATGCACATCTTGCGACTCTTGGACAGGCGAATCAACCAATTCATCCGGCGAAGCCTGCTAGGAATGCTGGCGGGAGCAATTGCCAGCGTGTTTCTGGCATTCACGCTTGGCTATCCACGATGGAGCATCCTGTTGGGCGTCGTAGTAGGTGCGGCATATGCCGCGAGTTTACGTCCCACATCTGGCGCCTATGTAGATAACCTCATGGCAGCCGGTGCGCTCGGCGTGCCGCTCTGGGGGTTGCTCAGCATGATCGCGTTCCCATTGCTTTCCGGTCGGATGCCGGAGTGGAGCCCGGAGCAGATGCAAGAACATTTTCCAGCTCTTGTCGGCTGGGTGCTGTACGGCGCGTCGCTTGGCCTCTTCACCCAGGCTTTGAGCGACGTGGCTGAGCGCGTGCTCGGCCCAGAGCCCTTACCTGCGTCGCAGGCTCAGCCGGTGATGAAGCGGATCGTTATCCTGGGCGGTGGATTCGCCGGCATGAAGACGGCGGAGTGTTTGGAAGAGCAACTCCGTGCCAACCCTTCGGCTTCCATCACACTGGTGAGCGACACGAACGCGCTTCTCTTTACCCCCATGCTCGCTGAGGTGGCCGGGAGCACTCTTGAACCAAGCCACATCAGCACGCCTTTGCGCAGCGGCCTGCACCGCACGGAATTCATCCGGGGCCGCGTAACTGCGATTGATCTTGAACGTCGCCGAGTGGTCCTGGCGGGGCCGGCTTCCGATTCTCCAGCGGGAAATCTCGAAGTAGCGTACGACCATCTTGTCCTGGCGCTTGGCTCGGTCTCGAACTATTTGGGAATGTCGAACGTCGAGAAGCTGGCCTTCAACTTTAAGAGCCTGCTCGACGCCATACGCATCCGCAATCACGTTATCGAGATGTTCGAGCGGGCCGATCGCGAGCCCGAGAAATCGCAGCGGGCTCGTCTGCTCACCTTCGTAATCGCCGGCGGCGGATTCGCAGGCGTCGAACTTGCCGGAGCCCTCAACGACTTCGCCCGCGGGATTTTGGCCGATTATCCCAACCTGAATCCAAGCGAGTTGAACATTGTGCTGGTACATGCACGGGACCGAATCTTGCCGGAACTGAGTGAGTCGCTGGCAAAATACGCACAGGAAAAGATGGAAGTGCGGGGTGTAAGATTTCGCTTGAATGTCCGTCTGAGTGACGCTCAGCCTGGCGTAGTGGTCCTCAGTGACGGAGAGATTCACGCCCACACCCTGGTATGGACAGCCGGGACGGCCCCCAATCCACTGTTCAAGTCGATCCCATTCGAGACGGATAAGCGTGGGGCTGTCAAAGTTGATTCTACGCTGGCAGTTCCAGGTCACAAGTGTGTGTGGGCCCTTGGCGATTGCGCCGCGGTCGCCGATGCGAAAACCGGCAAACGATGTCCTCCGACCGCACAGTTTGCCATCAGGGAAGCAGGTACTGTAGCTGGAAATATCGCCAGTCAATTGAGTGGAAAGTCTGCAAAGAATTTTCATTTTGATTCACTTGGAGCATTGTGCGTCGTCGGCCATCAGACGGCCTGCGCGGAGTTGACGGTCCCGTTTACCCGGACCAAATCAATTCGTTTCTCGGGACTGCTGGCGTGGCTGATGTGGCGAGGAATCTATCTCGCGAAGCTGCCGGGGCTGGAGCGGAAGATTCGAGTGCTGATGGATTGGACAATCGAGCTTTTCTTTCCCCGAGACATCGTCCAGACAATAGATTTGCAGTAGGAGCTCTTAACATGTCCTCATCAGCATCTTCATCTACGGTGCCTGTGCCGGCGGCCGCGAAGCACCCGGTCTGGGTTGGACCGCTGCTCGGCCTTTTGGCGGGCGCGCTGGGCGGAGCGCTAGAGAGCAGACTATTAGAGAGTTCACTAGCGAACGGCATCTTGCTTGGCATGGCCTTCGGGCTCGTCTTCAGCCTCTTGTTCGCAAAACGAGCTACTACACCAGGAGCGGGCTTGGTTTGGGGTCTGGGCTTCGCTTTTCTTCTTTGGTTCGCGGTCCCCGCTGGAATTCGTCCCTTGCTGACCGGCTCTGCCCACTCCATGGGCATGTTGAGCAATGCTCAGGAGCGATTTCCTCAACTGGTTGCTTATCTGGTATGCCTGGGCATGCCTGTGGGCGTGGTCCTGGGAATTCGTGGCGGCCTGCGCCCGCACCCAGGCCAGCCGCGATTTCGTTGGGGCCGGGCGATCGTCGCCGGCGGGCTTGCTGGAACAATCGCTGGATTGGTTTTCAGCCGCTGGATGTATGCAGGTGAATTTTTCCCTCTTCTCGGCGGCTTTCCGGAGTTCGAGTCTCAGGCCACATCCGTAACTTTGCATTTCCTGGTCGCGCTGCTCATCGGCGCGATCTTTGGGATCCTCTTCCAGCGGGACATCCGCGGCTATGGCTCCAGTATGGGCTGGGGCCTGGGATTTGGAATCTTCTGGTGGTTTCTCGGCCCGCTTACGATTTTCCCGCTCAGCGTCGGCGCGCCGGTTGATTGGTCGGCAGAACAAGGCAGCGCGTTATTCGGTTCACTTGTCGGCCACATTATTTATGGATTGATCCTGGGCACAGTGTACGCGTTCCTAGACCGGATATGGGTAAGGTTGTTCATCCAATCTGATCCCCTCAATCGAGAACCGGAAGGACTCGGCCTCCATTTTCTGCGTTCCGTAGAATGGGGCGCCCTGGCGGGGTTGGTTGGTGGCTTGGTGTCGGGTCCAGTGATGTCGGCGACCGGCATATTGCCGAAAATTGCTGGTCTTGACAGCAACTTCGGTGGTGTACGTGGTCTGGCGATCCACCTGATTGTCAGTGTATTGATCGGTATGACCTATGGTCTTTTATTTCGCAACGAGGCCCCAAGTCTCGGGCTCGGTATCCCTTGGGGATTTTTGTTTGGCCTGATCTGGTGGTATGTCGGTCCCCTGACGCTGCTGCCTCTGCTTCTCACTGGTGTCTGTGACTGGAGGGCGAGTGCGGCATCGGCACTGCTCCCTTCGCTTATCGGGCACTTGATCTATGGCGGGGCCACGGCATTTATCTTCCTCTTGCTCGAGCAGCGGTATAAACGATGGCTGCTTCTCGACCCGCGAATTGCAGCCCGCGAATCGCGGCGCATTCGTCCGGTGGGGACGCCGGCCCCAGCTTTGTGGTTTTTCGTGCTGGGGCTGGGAGTGCTGTTGCCAATTCTGCTTGGCTAAAGTAATCCATAACTTTTATGTCGCTCACCCACTAGCAACCGCAGTCTTACTCTTTGCTCGCATGGATTTCTTCGTACCCATCACATTTGACCAGTTGAGTGCACTGCCTTGGGATATGCGCTGCTGTTTGGCGGCGCGAGTGAGAGGAGGACGGCGGCTCTGCTGCGAGACCGAGGGGCCGTTGAGTAACATCCAACGGCAGATCGATGTAAACACTCGAGCTGCTCATGTCGCATTCGGCATAACAGCCAACCTTGATCTTTAGATCCTTTGGCCGGCAAGAGGGCTACAGACGTTGGCTCGACTTGCGTACCACGAGCTTGGGAGCAATCCAGATTTTCTTCGGTCGCACTGTGTTTTTCGATGCGATTTGCTCAAGGAGCAGTTCGGCAGACTGCCTTCCTATCTGGCGGGTTTCCTGATCGATTGTGGTGAGTGGTACCGTCAAAACATCGGAATAATGAACATTGCCTGCGCCCACCACCGCAATATCCCGCGGAATACCAAGGCCTGCGTCGAGAATTGCGTTCATTGCGCCGATGGCAACGGGATCATTGTAACAGAAGACGCCATCTGGAATGGGATTTTTTCGCAGCAGCTTCTGCATCGCTTTGTATCCAGTGCTGTCTTCATAACCGGCTTCGACGACGTAACCCGAAGGTACTGTCAGTTTGTGTTTTTCCAGCGTGCGACGGTAACCCGCCAGCCGGGCCGCCGCGATGCCCAGTGCGGGGCCGCGCAGATGAGCAATCCGGCGGCAGCCCTGCGCTACTAAGTGGCTGGTCGCCAGTTTGCCGATCTCCTCGTGGTTGACGCCGACAAAGCTGGCCTGGACGCCGGCAATGGGCCGGTCAATCAAAACAAAAGGAATTTTCCGTTTTCGGATATTCTCGAACAGGTCTCGGTTCCCGGGGGACTGGGCCGACGCGATAATCAATCCATCCACTTGCCGGGCCACCAGGGAATTTGCCTCATTTCTTTCCAATTCGGGATCCTCTTCAAAATACGAAATGATCAAATGATAGTCATGCGGACGGATTGTCTCAGCCACAGCTTTGGCAATTTCAGCAAAAAATGGGTGCGTGAAGTCTGGCAGCAGCAGCCCGATGGTGTAGGTGCGCCCCGTGGCCAAGCTGCGAGCAGTCCAGTTTGTCTGGTAGCCCAGTGCTTTTGCCCGCTGCAGTACCCGTTTCCGGGTGGCAGCGCTGATCGGGCCCTGATTGCGCAGGACCTTGGAAACTGTGACCACCGAAACTCTCAGGTCATTGGCGATGTCCTGCAAAGTGACTGGCATAGCAGGGAGAATACCACAGGGAAATTTGGGATAGGCACGAAGCCACGCTGAAGATAGAAGCGCTCAGGGCAGGCCCGCGCTTCAGCATGACAGACTTTGTTTTGCGCCCTGATGTCAACAAAACCAGATGGTTTGATGAATCGGCTGCTCTATTTGCATTGAAGTAAAGATCGCGACGACTATGACGTCGCCAAAGCCTGAGAAGAGAGCGCGGCGCCCCCGGCGATGCCGGCATCCGCCCCGTAACATGCGGGAAGCAGCGGGATCTCCTGACAGCGCGAATTGACACTGCAACCAGGGAGGCGATTGCGAATCTCGTCGAAGAACGGCCGCAACATGGTGGCTACACCGCCACCCACGATCATCACCTCCGGTTCCAACAGGTCCACGATGTTGCCGATCCACAGCGACAAGAACTCGATGGTCTCTTGCAGTACGTTGGCGGCCAGACCATCACCGGCGGCGTAAGCTTGGCCGACCATTTCACTGGTGACGGCGTCAATGTGCCCGTCAGCGAGGTCAAGAATGCTCGAGCCGCGGGCCGGCTCTGCAGCAAGTTTTGCGCGCGCTCTTTGGGCGATCGCGGGACCGGATGCGAGAACCTCGATGCAGCCCCGCTTGCCACATCCGCAGCGAGGACCGCGGTAATCAATGCTGAGATGGCCACCTTCGGCGGCCGCGCCGGTGCGTCCGTGATAAATGCGGCCATCCAACACAATTCCGGTGCCAATGCCCGTGCCTATGCAGATATAAAAGACATTACGATAGCCACGGCCGGCACCCCATAAAGTCTCTGCCAGCGCCGCGGCGTTGGCGTCGTTATCGAGCTTCACAGGGACCCGGTAGATCTGTGAGACTTCAGCCGCCAGCGGAAAATTCCGCCAACAGGGTAAATTGGGAGGATTAATCACGATGCCTGCATTCGGGTCCAGCGGGCCGGGGGAGCAGATCCCAATGCCGGAAATCAACCTGAGGGCCGTATCACTTGAAGTCTTGGCGGAGACTGAATCGATGGCAGAGATCACCGCCGCCATGCCAGAGGCAGCTCCAGCCTGCGAAACCATCGGGATGCGGTTCTTATGCAGTATTTTTCCAGCGCGGTCAACCAACCCGGCAGCGATTTTCGTGCCACCAACATCCACACCGATGACAATGCTTTCTTGCGCTGCAGCCTGAAGCACAACGTTCCTTATCCGGACCCGAGTCCAACTACCCCACTATTTTTGCTGTTTATCATAGCATCGCCCGCATGATTATGCGGGTTTTAGATAAGCGATTATCTATGCTTAAAAAGCGCTTACTTTTACCTTGACAGCTCTTTCAGAACCATAGTAGCCTTCGCTTCCACACGGGCGCAACACATGCTTAATTATGGTGACGGGTGCAATTCCGCGCGGAGGCGTTCAACGTTTTTAACCAT of Terriglobales bacterium contains these proteins:
- a CDS encoding NAD(P)/FAD-dependent oxidoreductase — protein: MHILRLLDRRINQFIRRSLLGMLAGAIASVFLAFTLGYPRWSILLGVVVGAAYAASLRPTSGAYVDNLMAAGALGVPLWGLLSMIAFPLLSGRMPEWSPEQMQEHFPALVGWVLYGASLGLFTQALSDVAERVLGPEPLPASQAQPVMKRIVILGGGFAGMKTAECLEEQLRANPSASITLVSDTNALLFTPMLAEVAGSTLEPSHISTPLRSGLHRTEFIRGRVTAIDLERRRVVLAGPASDSPAGNLEVAYDHLVLALGSVSNYLGMSNVEKLAFNFKSLLDAIRIRNHVIEMFERADREPEKSQRARLLTFVIAGGGFAGVELAGALNDFARGILADYPNLNPSELNIVLVHARDRILPELSESLAKYAQEKMEVRGVRFRLNVRLSDAQPGVVVLSDGEIHAHTLVWTAGTAPNPLFKSIPFETDKRGAVKVDSTLAVPGHKCVWALGDCAAVADAKTGKRCPPTAQFAIREAGTVAGNIASQLSGKSAKNFHFDSLGALCVVGHQTACAELTVPFTRTKSIRFSGLLAWLMWRGIYLAKLPGLERKIRVLMDWTIELFFPRDIVQTIDLQ
- a CDS encoding LacI family DNA-binding transcriptional regulator, with the protein product MPVTLQDIANDLRVSVVTVSKVLRNQGPISAATRKRVLQRAKALGYQTNWTARSLATGRTYTIGLLLPDFTHPFFAEIAKAVAETIRPHDYHLIISYFEEDPELERNEANSLVARQVDGLIIASAQSPGNRDLFENIRKRKIPFVLIDRPIAGVQASFVGVNHEEIGKLATSHLVAQGCRRIAHLRGPALGIAAARLAGYRRTLEKHKLTVPSGYVVEAGYEDSTGYKAMQKLLRKNPIPDGVFCYNDPVAIGAMNAILDAGLGIPRDIAVVGAGNVHYSDVLTVPLTTIDQETRQIGRQSAELLLEQIASKNTVRPKKIWIAPKLVVRKSSQRL
- a CDS encoding ROK family protein codes for the protein MLQAAAQESIVIGVDVGGTKIAAGLVDRAGKILHKNRIPMVSQAGAASGMAAVISAIDSVSAKTSSDTALRLISGIGICSPGPLDPNAGIVINPPNLPCWRNFPLAAEVSQIYRVPVKLDNDANAAALAETLWGAGRGYRNVFYICIGTGIGTGIVLDGRIYHGRTGAAAEGGHLSIDYRGPRCGCGKRGCIEVLASGPAIAQRARAKLAAEPARGSSILDLADGHIDAVTSEMVGQAYAAGDGLAANVLQETIEFLSLWIGNIVDLLEPEVMIVGGGVATMLRPFFDEIRNRLPGCSVNSRCQEIPLLPACYGADAGIAGGAALSSQALATS